Below is a genomic region from Brassica oleracea var. oleracea cultivar TO1000 chromosome C9, BOL, whole genome shotgun sequence.
AGAAGATGACCAAACGTCCTATGAAGGGGATGCTCACTGGTCCTGTGACAATTCTCAATTGGTCCTTTGTTAGAAATGACCAGCCCAGGTGTGTGACAACCCAAGCCTATCAAATTCTCTTTTCACTCTATATGGTGTTCCATCTCAGTGTTTCTGTTTATAGGTATGAGACGTGTTTCCAAATTGCACTCGCGATTAAAGATGAGGTTAAGGACCTTGAGAAGGCTGGCATCACTGTTATCCAGATTGATGAAGCTGCATTAAGAGAAGGATTGCCTCTCAGGAGGTCCGAGCAAGAACTTTACCTTGACTGGGCCGTCCACGCATTCAGAATCACAAACTGTGATGTGCGAGACACTACTCAGGTCATCTTTATCTCACATTATTGCTCCATTATGAAACAGATGTAATTTATTCATGCTCTCCTTGTACTTTCATGCAGATTCACACCCACATGTGCTACTCAAATTTCAACGACATTATCAACTCAATTATAAACATGGATGCTGATGTGATCACTATTGAAAACTCACGGTCAGATGAGAAGCTCTTATCAGTCTTCCATGAAGGAGTGAAATACGGTGCTGGAATCGGTCCAGGGGTCTATGACATTCACTCTCCTCGTATCCCATCCGCTGAAGAAATAGCTGAGCATATCAACAAGATGCTTGCAGTTCTGGACAGCAAAGTCCTTTGGGTGAACCCTGACTGTGGCCTAAAGACGCGGAAGTACTCTGAAGTTAAGTCTGCACTTAGCAACATGGTTGCTGCTGCCAAGCTAATCCGCTCTCAGCTAAATAAGTCATAAAGCCTTTCTCATCAAGTAAGTTTGTTCATACTACCACTTTCTTCTCTCTCTAAATCCCTTTACGTATTATCATTGCTTGGAATGAACCTGTAATGATTGTTCTGGCACTGGAATTACGCTAAAACTGATTTGAAATCTATAAAATGGAGTTTTTTTTTTCTCATTTTCTAGTTACACATTTGTAAACAGACATGTAGAGGGGTATTATCAAATATTATTTATTTTCTGCATGAGCAAACATATACATTGTGTGAAGGGTCACTCATTCCTCTGAGTTCCACACAAGGGATGAACGTACTGCATTTCTAGCATAGAGTAGGATTAGCAGAACCAATGTAATCGAAGCAGCCATATTGCAGAGTAGCTGCCTTTGGCTTTTAGCTTTCTGTACCACATTTCCAGTTGCCTCTTTGTACTTCTCGAACAACTTCGCTCCAACTTTGTCCTTCTCCTCATCTTTGGAACTCAAAGGTCCTTTAGGCTCACCAATTAGTTCCTTGTTGTCATTCTGTACTTCCCCTGCTTTATGCTGTGCATCATGCTTCAGCTCTTCGGGTTTAAATCCCAGGCCTTGTTTGGCCTCATGTTGATCACGTGGTTGCGTCATCACCGGTGGTTTGACAGGTGATTGAGGGATTCCTGTCTTGGCACCATCCGGCTTCTCGACCGTTGCTGCTTTAGCACCCTGTCCTTGTTTTGTCTCATGTTGATCATGTGGTTTCTTGACTACCTGTGATGGTGGCTTAGTATGAGGGCTCTCTGTCTTGACTTTGGAATGTCGGATGTAGAGTTTGTTATCCTTGAACATAGCTGAAACAGAGTCAATATCAACGGTCATAG
It encodes:
- the LOC106313701 gene encoding inactive protein RESTRICTED TEV MOVEMENT 2-like, producing MAATRIYQEFEPATRWTSEPDAEILVVDLPGFKKEQVKVAVTTTRKLRLTGERPTGGNKWIRFRHEITVPMTVDIDSVSAMFKDNKLYIRHSKVKTESPHTKPPSQVVKKPHDQHETKQGQGAKAATVEKPDGAKTGIPQSPVKPPVMTQPRDQHEAKQGLGFKPEELKHDAQHKAGEVQNDNKELIGEPKGPLSSKDEEKDKVGAKLFEKYKEATGNVVQKAKSQRQLLCNMAASITLVLLILLYARNAVRSSLVWNSEE